The Chryseobacterium geocarposphaerae genome has a window encoding:
- a CDS encoding KdsC family phosphatase — protein MSYKEKLKNIKAFVFDVDGVFTDGSVYLMPGGNMCRVMNVLDGYAVVKALKNNYLIGVITGGNDEMVKHRINYLGIEDYYPKSHNKLEDFEDFKKKYHLKNEEILTMGDDLPDIHIMENSAIAACPENAVPEVKAVSDYISPIKGGSGAVRDVIEQVMKVQGKWHDDNTQSI, from the coding sequence ATGAGTTATAAAGAAAAACTAAAAAATATTAAGGCATTTGTTTTCGATGTAGACGGCGTTTTCACAGACGGAAGTGTGTATCTGATGCCCGGAGGAAATATGTGCAGGGTAATGAATGTATTAGATGGATATGCAGTCGTTAAAGCTCTAAAAAACAATTATTTAATAGGAGTAATCACAGGAGGGAATGATGAAATGGTAAAACACAGGATCAACTACCTTGGGATTGAAGATTATTACCCGAAATCTCATAACAAATTGGAGGATTTTGAAGATTTTAAAAAGAAATATCATCTTAAAAACGAGGAAATTTTGACGATGGGTGATGATTTACCCGATATTCATATCATGGAAAATTCTGCCATTGCAGCCTGTCCTGAAAATGCTGTTCCGGAAGTGAAAGCTGTTTCAGATTATATTTCTCCTATAAAAGGCGGAAGTGGAGCAGTACGGGATGTGATTGAGCAGGTAATGAAAGTTCAGGGGAAATGGCATGACGATAATACTCAATCTATTTAA
- a CDS encoding YajG family lipoprotein translates to MMKQILLFLLFSGALFSQKTEIIDLTKSIKDSKNSIKSFTVIDQRASQEIGSVMYHKDEIKVAFENDASKDIQNWFYKYNPVRGNDNMVLLLEKLNISEDKKEKYSIGKLELRASIFIKKDDGYHYVCRKDTVATTSSRTTPYLGQNLARKTTLILTDLFKDSYEAKPWDFSIPENELQNYASLLKDKLDILKATELTDGVYKDYYSFFTYNPDPEYTLQTNDKGIVTKAIKGEDKKAIRYFYAFVYKGIAYKNIPFGYTEIFKDENGLFIEVTKAELFPESTTSGASIGAAAGGIIGGVIGAVVDASIGSKKRNTNGSKVYLDPFTGHYILPENFGKTK, encoded by the coding sequence ATGATGAAACAAATTTTATTATTCCTTTTATTTTCAGGGGCATTATTTTCGCAGAAAACAGAAATTATAGATCTTACCAAATCTATTAAAGACAGCAAAAACTCTATCAAAAGTTTTACGGTGATAGATCAAAGAGCTAGCCAGGAAATCGGATCGGTAATGTATCATAAAGACGAAATAAAAGTTGCTTTCGAAAATGATGCAAGTAAAGATATTCAAAATTGGTTTTATAAATATAATCCGGTAAGAGGTAATGACAATATGGTTCTTTTACTGGAGAAATTAAATATTTCTGAAGATAAAAAAGAAAAATATTCAATTGGAAAACTTGAGTTGAGAGCCAGCATTTTCATTAAAAAAGATGATGGATATCATTATGTTTGTAGAAAAGATACAGTTGCAACAACTTCATCCCGTACTACACCATATTTGGGACAAAATCTGGCGAGAAAAACGACTCTTATTTTAACAGATTTATTTAAAGATTCTTATGAAGCAAAACCATGGGATTTTAGTATTCCAGAGAATGAACTTCAAAATTATGCTTCTTTATTAAAAGATAAGCTTGATATTTTAAAGGCAACTGAGCTAACAGATGGAGTTTATAAAGATTATTATAGCTTTTTTACATACAATCCTGATCCCGAATATACATTGCAGACTAATGACAAAGGAATAGTTACAAAAGCAATAAAAGGGGAGGACAAAAAAGCAATCAGATATTTCTATGCTTTTGTATATAAAGGAATTGCATACAAAAATATTCCTTTTGGCTATACTGAAATATTTAAAGATGAGAATGGTCTTTTTATTGAGGTTACAAAGGCAGAATTATTTCCTGAATCCACAACTAGTGGTGCTTCGATTGGAGCTGCAGCGGGGGGAATCATTGGAGGGGTAATTGGTGCTGTTGTAGATGCCAGTATAGGCAGTAAAAAACGTAATACTAATGGCTCTAAAGTTTATCTTGATCCTTTTACAGGACATTATATTTTGCCT
- a CDS encoding Rossmann-like and DUF2520 domain-containing protein, producing the protein MQIVIIGSGNVAYHMAKAFVLNNTPLAQIFGRNETELKKISEELKVPFSTEILEDADLYIICVSDNSVEAVSKIIIKKDCLVTHTSGSLPKEILAGEYRKSSLYPLQTFSKSKELDYSNIPFFVEAENEEDKKTLFEVASKISQKVMESTHEKRKYIHLTAVFACNFVNHLFSRAKEISDSQEIPFDYFLPLIDETVQKIHEIDPQSAQTGPAVRNDRRILELHEQLLKDESLEIYKTMNHSIQKMYNL; encoded by the coding sequence ATGCAAATTGTAATCATTGGTTCCGGAAATGTAGCCTATCATATGGCAAAAGCTTTTGTATTGAATAACACTCCATTAGCTCAGATTTTTGGCAGGAACGAAACAGAACTGAAAAAAATTTCTGAAGAATTAAAGGTTCCTTTTTCAACAGAAATTCTGGAAGATGCAGACTTATATATCATTTGTGTAAGTGATAATTCAGTGGAAGCCGTCTCTAAAATCATTATTAAAAAAGATTGCCTGGTTACCCATACTTCAGGATCATTGCCAAAAGAAATTTTAGCAGGGGAGTACAGAAAATCAAGCCTTTATCCGTTGCAAACGTTTTCAAAATCTAAAGAACTGGACTATTCCAATATTCCGTTTTTTGTAGAAGCTGAAAATGAAGAAGATAAAAAAACTTTGTTTGAAGTGGCTTCTAAAATCTCCCAAAAAGTAATGGAAAGCACCCATGAAAAAAGAAAATATATTCATTTAACAGCAGTTTTTGCCTGCAATTTTGTGAATCATCTTTTTTCAAGAGCCAAGGAAATTTCGGATTCCCAGGAAATTCCATTTGATTATTTTTTACCCTTAATTGATGAAACGGTACAGAAAATTCATGAAATTGATCCTCAATCTGCACAAACCGGTCCAGCGGTAAGAAACGATAGAAGAATTCTGGAACTGCATGAACAGTTACTAAAGGATGAAAGTCTGGAGATTTATAAAACAATGAATCATTCCATTCAGAAAATGTATAATTTATAG
- a CDS encoding RNA polymerase sigma factor, translating to MKIKDAEIISLMQDSRTQEKGVRALMDAYQSRLYWHIRRIIVDGDLAQDTLQETFIKAYQNFHQFKNDSQLYTWLYRIATNEALQQVNKLKKMQKSDEDPEYHMQNLIADNTEGSAEEIQILLQNAIQSLPEKQKLVFMMRYYDDLPYEEISKIVDMSVGTLKTNYHYAKQKIEEYIKENYER from the coding sequence ATGAAGATTAAAGACGCGGAAATTATTTCGTTGATGCAAGATTCACGAACTCAGGAAAAAGGAGTTCGTGCTCTGATGGATGCTTATCAAAGTAGATTGTATTGGCACATAAGAAGAATTATTGTGGACGGAGATCTTGCTCAGGACACTTTGCAGGAGACTTTTATTAAAGCTTATCAGAATTTTCACCAGTTCAAAAACGATAGCCAATTGTATACTTGGCTGTACAGAATTGCTACCAACGAAGCATTACAGCAGGTAAATAAATTGAAGAAAATGCAGAAATCTGATGAAGATCCTGAATACCATATGCAGAATCTTATTGCTGACAATACAGAAGGAAGCGCAGAAGAAATACAAATATTGCTACAGAATGCTATACAGAGTCTGCCAGAAAAGCAGAAACTGGTATTTATGATGCGGTATTATGATGATTTGCCTTACGAAGAAATATCTAAGATTGTAGATATGTCGGTAGGAACATTAAAAACAAATTATCATTATGCCAAACAAAAAATAGAAGAATATATTAAAGAAAATTACGAAAGATAA